In Chitinivibrionales bacterium, a single window of DNA contains:
- a CDS encoding response regulator — MKLLLVEDNDGLREQMKWALNDEYDILEADSSSACMEVFNSHSPRIVCLDLGLDNIPEKGLELIDPLLTKDRRVKIIIITAHTGKEFGPLAISKGAFDYLRKPIDINELKVLLNRAKRHIEMENPEKEVSSDAMETGPDFEMVGECGAMKKIFATIKKLSRAEVNVLITGESGTGKELCARAIHFHSPRNEQPFVPINCGAIPETLLESELFGYARGAFTGANTDKKGLIESANNGTLFLDEIADMAKHLQVKLLRFLEDYTFQRLGDTELRKSNIRIIAATNKKDFGDNEEAMRSDLYYRLSEFEINLPPLNKRGHDVIILARRAIEKYRVKFELPKLRISKRAEKILANYNWPGNVRELDNKLSRAALTCVNQTIEPEDLQLPVESINNLTLKEARNFFEKDFILNALRKTSYNIAVAAKNLGISRPTLYDLIKKHEIAIKGQEL; from the coding sequence ATGAAACTTTTACTTGTTGAAGACAATGATGGCCTCCGGGAGCAGATGAAATGGGCGCTCAATGATGAATACGACATCCTTGAAGCGGATTCATCATCTGCCTGCATGGAGGTTTTCAATTCCCATTCTCCCCGAATAGTCTGTCTGGACCTGGGGCTTGATAATATTCCCGAAAAGGGTCTTGAACTTATCGACCCTCTTCTGACCAAAGACCGCCGGGTAAAAATTATTATAATCACAGCCCACACCGGCAAAGAATTCGGTCCCCTGGCAATCAGCAAGGGAGCATTTGATTATTTACGTAAACCGATTGATATTAATGAACTCAAGGTGTTGTTAAACCGGGCAAAACGCCATATAGAAATGGAAAACCCGGAAAAGGAAGTTTCTTCAGATGCCATGGAAACCGGTCCTGATTTTGAAATGGTTGGTGAATGTGGGGCAATGAAAAAAATATTTGCTACCATTAAGAAGCTTTCCCGCGCCGAAGTCAATGTTCTTATCACCGGAGAAAGCGGTACCGGCAAGGAATTATGTGCCCGGGCGATTCATTTTCACAGTCCCCGTAACGAACAGCCATTTGTTCCCATCAATTGCGGCGCCATACCGGAGACTCTTCTGGAATCAGAGCTGTTCGGCTATGCGCGTGGAGCATTTACCGGTGCAAACACCGACAAAAAGGGACTTATCGAATCGGCAAACAATGGAACGCTCTTTCTGGATGAAATCGCCGATATGGCCAAACATCTTCAGGTTAAGCTGCTTCGCTTTCTCGAAGACTATACTTTTCAGCGTCTGGGTGATACCGAATTACGGAAGAGTAATATCCGGATTATCGCTGCAACAAATAAGAAGGATTTCGGTGACAATGAAGAAGCTATGCGGAGTGATCTTTACTACCGGCTGAGTGAATTCGAGATTAATCTTCCACCGTTGAATAAACGGGGTCACGACGTTATCATTCTTGCCCGCCGGGCAATAGAAAAATACCGAGTCAAATTCGAGCTTCCGAAGCTCAGAATCAGTAAACGGGCGGAAAAAATACTGGCGAACTACAACTGGCCGGGCAATGTGCGGGAGCTTGATAATAAACTCAGTCGCGCGGCCCTTACATGTGTTAATCAGACAATTGAACCCGAAGATCTTCAATTGCCGGTCGAATCAATCAACAATCTCACATTAAAAGAGGCCAGGAACTTTTTTGAAAAAGATTTCATTCTCAATGCGCTTCGCAAAACAAGCTATAACATTGCTGTCGCTGCTAAAAATCTCGGCATCAGCCGGCCAACATTATATGATCTGATAAAAAAACACGAGATAGCAATCAAGGGACAAGAATTATGA
- a CDS encoding polysaccharide biosynthesis tyrosine autokinase: MKNKLISTSAKRKREIDSNLITASYTPDYINEIFRSLRTKITLALHECEDKSVIFTSLDMEVGKSTLSSNVAITIAQQDLKTVLIDGDIRRGVLHNLFVLNKSMGLSDYLSSDVSVNKETMAVLFQKTHVPNLTVISSGQNVPNPSELLTSKRFRELKRLLSEHFDVIIFDSPPLGAVTDAVVMHELFSKYVIIAKAGETNIIDLNKKIDEFPVIKQKIIGIVLNQALVDRKIQYYKYSNYKY; this comes from the coding sequence ATGAAAAATAAACTCATATCTACGTCAGCAAAAAGAAAGCGGGAGATCGATAGTAACCTCATCACGGCAAGCTATACTCCCGATTATATTAATGAAATATTCCGTTCCCTCCGGACTAAGATTACACTCGCTCTTCATGAATGTGAAGACAAGAGTGTGATATTCACCAGTCTGGATATGGAAGTTGGGAAATCCACGTTATCATCCAATGTGGCGATTACTATAGCACAGCAGGATTTGAAGACAGTCCTTATCGATGGTGATATACGAAGAGGCGTTCTGCATAATTTATTCGTATTGAATAAAAGCATGGGATTGTCGGATTATCTTTCATCCGATGTTTCCGTTAATAAGGAAACTATGGCAGTGTTGTTTCAAAAAACGCATGTGCCTAATCTTACAGTAATTTCATCGGGACAAAATGTACCCAATCCATCCGAATTACTGACCTCGAAAAGATTCAGAGAACTCAAGCGATTATTGTCGGAGCATTTTGATGTTATCATTTTCGATTCGCCACCTCTGGGCGCGGTTACCGATGCTGTAGTGATGCATGAGCTTTTTTCAAAATATGTAATTATTGCCAAAGCCGGGGAAACCAACATTATCGATCTTAACAAAAAAATTGATGAATTCCCGGTGATCAAGCAAAAAATAATCGGTATTGTTCTTAATCAGGCTTTGGTCGACAGAAAGATACAGTATTACAAATATTCGAATTATAAATATTGA